In Phocoena phocoena chromosome 8, mPhoPho1.1, whole genome shotgun sequence, the following are encoded in one genomic region:
- the MPZL3 gene encoding myelin protein zero-like protein 3 isoform X1 → MLQSGAAGGRGCALCPLLGVLFFQGVYIVLSLEIKADAHVRGYVGENIKLKCTFKSTSSISDKLTIDWTYRPPSSSRTESIFHYQSFQYPTTVGTFRNRISWVGDVYNGDASISIINPTIKDNGTFSCAVKNPPDVYHNIPGTELTVTERGFGMMLSSVALLSILVFIPSAVVGVLLLVRMGRKSAGLKKRNKSGSKKSSIEVSADADQEKDDCMAKLCVRCAECLDSDYEETY, encoded by the exons GTGTTTACATCGTCCTTTCCCTGGAGATTAAAGCAGATGCCCATGTCCGGGGTTATGTTGGAGAAAATATCAAGTTGAAATGCACCTTCAAGTCAACCTCATCTATCAGTGACAAACTCACCATAGACTGGACATATCGACCTCCAAGCAGCAGTCGCACAGAATCA ATTTTTCATTATCAGTCTTTCCAGTACCCAACCACAGTGGGCACGTTTCGGAATCGAATTTCCTGGGTTGGAGATGTGTACAACGGGGATGCGTCCATAAGCATAATCAACCCTACCATAAAGGACAATGGGACCTTCAGCTGTGCTGTGAAGAATCCCCCGGATGTGTACCATAATATTCCAGGGACAGAGCTAACAGTCACAGAAAGGG gTTTTGGCATGATGCTGTCCTCCGTGGCCCTTCTTTCCATTCTTGTCTTCATTCCCTCAGCTGTGGTGGGTGTGCTGCTGCTGGTGAGAATGGGGAGGAAGTCTGCGGGGCTGAAGAAGAGGAACAAGTCTGGCTCTAAGAAGTCATCTATTGAGGTTTCAGCTGA CGCTGACCAGGAGAAGGATGACTGCATGGCCAAGCTTTGTGTCCGTTGTGCCGAGTGCCTG GATTCAGACTATGAAGAGACTTATTGA